In the Malassezia vespertilionis chromosome 8, complete sequence genome, aCTGCCTTTGCGACACCGGAAGCAGCACATGGGAActttgcgcaagcgccgccggcgcgtATTAATTTGACCGGCATCCAGTCGCAGAACCCCGCTGCATTTTCTATTGGCGACGCTGGCGCGACCGTGCATGTCACCTTGCTTTTAGATCCCCTTGCGGACGACGCGCCTGGTCTGGTTAGCACAGCACAAATGCTCGCTTCACTGCACGATACACTGGTGACTATTGTCCTGAACCCAGCTCACACAGCCTCGCTCCCTCTCCAAAAGTTTTCGCAGTTTACCGCCCAACCGAGACCTGCGTTTGActcgcacggcgcactggTACCGACGGGCATTGACATGCACAATCTaccgcccagcgccgtgcttACCATGGAACTGCTTGCTCCGCGCAGCCTTGTCGCCATGCCGGATGCGGCGGTGTACGATCTAGACAATCTGCGACTCGCGGACTTGTCCACGGACCGTGTAGAAGTGGTGTACGGCGTGAAGAGCATCCTCGTCGAAGGGTACACTAGCAGCGGTATCGCGCGTGTTCCTCGCGGCCTTGCACTGGTGCTTCATGCAGAGGATGGCCAGGCGCTCGACACGATTGTGATGGAGAATTTGGGCTACTTTCAGTTCCGTGCACAGCCTGGTGTATGGCGTATGGACATTCATGCGGGGCGTAGCAAAGATGTGTATACCATGACCAGTACTGGGACGCACAGCAGCGAGCAAGGCCTCAGCGTGGCACATCTCCTTGGCAAGACGCTTTATCCCACgtttgccaagcgcgcagGCATGGAAAATGCTGATTTGGTGACGAGCTTGGATGTGGAAAATagcggcgcttggacggcctttttgcagcgcatcaagcACGCTGCAACATCGGCGTGGCAGCGTACGTTGCCGGCTACGACGCCGCATGCCTCGATTAATATCTTTACCCTTGCGAGTGGCCACCTCTACGAGCGCATGACCTACATCATGATTCTCTCTGTCTTGCGGCATACCAAGAGCACGGTCAAGTTTTGGTTCGTGGAAAACTTTTTATCACCGTCGTTTAAGCGCTTTATTCCGCACCTCGCCGCTGCCTACCACTTTGAGTATCAGCTTATTACCTATGCCTGGCCGGAATGGCTCAACAAGCAGAcggaaaagcagcgcatcatCTGGGCGTACAAGATTTTGTTTCTTGACGTGCTCTTTCCTTTGGACCTCGACCGCGTCATTTTTGTGGATGCGGACCAAATTGTGCGCACCGACTTGCAGGCGCTGGTCGATATGGATTTGCAGGGTGCGCCGTATGCGTATCCGCCGATGGGCGAAGACAGCGAGGATATGGATGGATTCCGGTTCTGGCGCCAGGGCTACTGGAAAAACTTTTTGCGCGGTAGGCCCTACCATATCTCTGCGCTCTATGTCGTCGACCTGAAACGCTTCCGTGCGGTAGCGGCAGGAGATATTCTGCGGAAAAAGTACCAGATGCTGAGCATGGACAAGAACAACTTGGCCAACTTGGATCAGGACTTGCCGAATAATTTGCAGACTGTGCTCCCGATCCATACTCTGGACAAGACATGGCTATGGTGCGAGACGTGGTGCTCCAATGACTGGCTTCCGCTGGCGAAAACAATCGACTTGTGCAGCAATCCAAAGACCAAGGAGCCCAAACTAgaccgtgcgcgccgccaaatcCCAGAGTGGAATGCACTCGACGAGGAGGtggctgcgcttgccaagtCCGTTGCGGAGGGCGGCCAAGCGTTGGTACATGATGAGCTGTAGCAATGTATACAAAACTATGGACAGAGAACATGTGGGGTATAATGGCATGGTATAGCACATGTCTGGGCAGAAACGTTGTGTTGCGGCaggtgcagcagcaaaaaaaaaagtgcgccgcgttAGCTGATCGATGTAAGCACCACTTCTTCTTCCGTCTCTTCCTCCTTCTTGCCAAAATAGCGCTGTAGCACAATCGGCAGTGCACTCGCAAGACTCAGCAATGCAAGCTTCACCATCATATCCACGGTCCAAATCCGCTCGACAATCACGCTCAGCGTCCCGCTCGCAAGAAACGAATCGGGGCCGGTGGTTGCAGTGGTTGCTTCGTGCGTATCTGCGACCATGGCACTGCTCGAGACAATGTGCACTTGCGTCTGAATGGCAGAAACGACATCCTGCAAAATCTCGCCGATTTGTGCGGTACAGAAATTCCAGGGAAGACTGCCTACAAAGAGCGTCAACGCATAGGGAAGAAGCGGCACGCCAAGTACACCGCACGCAATGTTCATCATCCCGTACGGCACAATGGGGAGGAGACGCAAAAAGAGCAGGTAGGACCAAAGGTTGCGTGGGatattgcgcgcgccgccgccgcggcttGTACTCATCGTCGAGGCAagtgctcggcgcatcgagtGCAATGGCTTTGCAATGCCCGGGACAAGCAAGACGACATTCGCAATAGGCACAGACAATAAATAGCACAGCACACCGCCAACAGCAGTGAATATGCAGGCGAAAAAAGCACCTGCATATGCACCATACATGGCACCAAAAACAATGTTGGTGATCAAGCTGCCCGGCACGCAAAACGCTTGCTTCCACGTAAAAAAGATGGAGAGGACGACAAATACGTGCAGGGATGCGGACCgactgctgcgcgcatAGGCGCTCAGTGCTTCACACATGTCGCGGATCTCCGTGAGCGTCAACTGTGTCAAATGTGTGGGCAAATGAAGAGGTAAGGTGCTTAGACAGACGCCGAGGAAACCCGTCGCGACGACAAAGgtgagcgcaagcagcgccaacTTCCATacatgcggcgcgagcgccgcaaaagaAAACGACTGCGTCGTCGAATGGACGTCAGCACGCAGTGTTGAGGTGCGCATCTTGGCCATGAAAAAGTAGTAGAGGCGAAAAAGGGCCGACACGCGGCCATTTCCGTGGCGAAGTCCATGCAAGGAATCGTCGTCGGCGCTCCAGGTGAGCGAAGGCGCTGTAGAAGAGCGGCCACTCGGTGAGTTCATGCGGTGCATCGTCGGAAGTGCCATAGGCTCGGCTGTGCTTAGCCACGACTCGGGCGCTTTGCCAAGCTGTTTCTCGGACACAAAGTGGGGAGACTCAAACAAGACTGGACTAGCGtccgcagcagcagcgtccgcagcagcttgggcggcgctccatgcatggcgcggcatATAGTGCTGCCGCGGGAATGGCGAAGAGGTGGTGGAGCTGATAGTACGGATCTCAGATtcgccgtcgctgccgtATTCGTCGTATACAGGCGAGAGTGGCGGACTGTTGTCGTTGAGGATCGACATGGCGCCTTTTCTCGCCGAAGGCATAATAAGCtgtgtgctgcgcgatggAGATGCATTCTTGGCAAACTTGTGTACAACGGCACGGCTGCTGTTGTGCACACTTTGTGCGGGGTTGATTTTGGTGAAAATGTTGCGCAAGGAGGCAAATCGCCGATGCGACTGTACGCTCGCATCGGAAGCAAAGCTTTCGCGCTGCGGAGTCAGCTGTGCGTCATCCCACACAAGCGTCACTTCTGGGGTGCCCGGTCCACGCTCCGGCCACACGCCCCCTTCTCGTTGTAGCGGCGGGCGGTGCGTTGCAGATCGGGTAGGTTCGCCACAATGCTGGTGCGCTTTGTAGATGTACGGGCCCGAACTGGGTCCCGCATTTGTATCGTGGTCCATACGCTATCCACTCTCGCACTTGAGAGAATGCACTAA is a window encoding:
- a CDS encoding uncharacterized protein (COG:S; EggNog:ENOG503P3ZC; TransMembrane:6 (i302-323o356-373i380-405o411-428i469-491o560-582i)), giving the protein MDHDTNAGPSSGPYIYKAHQHCGEPTRSATHRPPLQREGGVWPERGPGTPEVTLVWDDAQLTPQRESFASDASVQSHRRFASLRNIFTKINPAQSVHNSSRAVVHKFAKNASPSRSTQLIMPSARKGAMSILNDNSPPLSPVYDEYGSDGESEIRTISSTTSSPFPRQHYMPRHAWSAAQAAADAAAADASPVLFESPHFVSEKQLGKAPESWLSTAEPMALPTMHRMNSPSGRSSTAPSLTWSADDDSLHGLRHGNGRVSALFRLYYFFMAKMRTSTLRADVHSTTQSFSFAALAPHVWKLALLALTFVVATGFLGVCLSTLPLHLPTHLTQLTLTEIRDMCEALSAYARSSRSASLHVFVVLSIFFTWKQAFCVPGSLITNIVFGAMYGAYAGAFFACIFTAVGGVLCYLLSVPIANVVLLVPGIAKPLHSMRRALASTMSTSRGGGARNIPRNLWSYLLFLRLLPIVPYGMMNIACGVLGVPLLPYALTLFVGSLPWNFCTAQIGEILQDVVSAIQTQVHIVSSSAMVADTHEATTATTGPDSFLASGTLSVIVERIWTVDMMVKLALLSLASALPIVLQRYFGKKEEETEEEVVLTSIS